A stretch of the Ananas comosus cultivar F153 linkage group 14, ASM154086v1, whole genome shotgun sequence genome encodes the following:
- the LOC109720745 gene encoding chaperone protein dnaJ 8, chloroplastic-like, which yields MTISMVGMVSPASGLAGRWRRKRAERGGGVRCSAAATGGLTEQYRTLRIRPGATESEVKRAFRQLALQYHPDVCKGSNCGVQFHQIX from the exons ATGACGATCTCGATGGTGGGGATGGTGTCGCCGGCGAGCGGGTTGGCGgggaggtggcggaggaagaGGGCGGAGAGGGGTGGAGGTGTGAggtgctccgccgccgccacgggGGGTCTAACGGAGCAGTATAGGACGCTCAGGATAAGGCCCGGGGCGACGGAGAGCGAGGTGAAGAGGGCCTTTCGGCAACTCGCGCTTCAG TATCACCCAGACGTTTGCAAAGGGAGTAATTGTGGTGTTCAATTCCATCAGATTNGATGA
- the LOC109720743 gene encoding chaperone protein dnaJ 8, chloroplastic-like — protein MTISMVGMVSPASGLAGRWRRKRAERGGGVRCSAAATGGLTEQYRTLRIRPGATESEVKRAFRQLALQYHPDVCKGSNCGVQFHQINAAYDIIMDNLRQAEEAPENSWASPEWSEDGYGDEPMRGMCDSSWDMWEEWMGWEGAGIRDYSSHINPYI, from the exons ATGACGATCTCGATGGTGGGGATGGTGTCGCCGGCGAGCGGGTTGGCGgggaggtggcggaggaagaGGGCGGAGAGGGGTGGAGGTGTGAggtgctccgccgccgccacgggGGGTCTAACGGAGCAGTATAGGACGCTCAGGATAAGGCCCGGGGCGACGGAGAGCGAGGTGAAGAGGGCCTTTCGGCAACTCGCGCTTCAG TATCACCCAGACGTTTGCAAAGGGAGTAATTGTGGTGTTCAATTCCATCAGATTAATGCGGCTTATGAT ATTATTATGGACAACTTAAGGCAAGCCGAGGAGGCGCCGGAAAATTCGTGGGCCTCGCCGGAGTGGAGCGAGGACGGCTACGGCGACGAGCCGATGCGGGGGATGTGTGACTCAAGCTGGGACATGTGGGAGGAGTGGATGGGGTGGGAGGGTGCAGGAATTAGAGACTATTCTTCTCACATCAACCCCTACATTTGA
- the LOC109720201 gene encoding uncharacterized protein LOC109720201: MKRVRWVAMESAPSSASFPGGEEARARFKHQSLLQDYVELLKETEAKRKQVLEKKQKKLKLLNEVKFLRRKFKSLTENPSQKTSYRLKKQLQKVPSSSRRAIQNATPTKERSSIDKEASMPSTFGVIDLNQVSLPNDEEMEEFAVKWEPVKFDSMKKDKMEGKALASDLNLPTFRDNGNGASRFGKRKITWHGQVALRV, encoded by the exons ATGAAGAGGGTGAGGTGGGTTGCCATGGAGTCCGCTCCATCCTCCGCTTCGTTCCCAGGTGGGGAGGAGGCCAGGGCCAGGTTCAAGCACCAGAGCCTCTTGCAGGATTATGTGGAGTTGCTAAAG GAAACTGAAGCAAAGAGGAAGCAGGTGCTAGAGAAAAAGCAGAAGAAACTCAAGCTTCTCAATGAAGTCAA GTTCTTGAGGAGAAAATTCAAGTCCTTAACTGAGAACCCCTCTCAGAAAACCTCCTATCGACTGAAGAAGCAATTGCAGAAAGTGCCGTCCTCATCACGTCGAGCCATTCAGAATGCAACTCCTACTAAAGAGAGATCTTCTATCGACAAAGAAGCTTCTATGCCAAGCACTTTTGGAGTGATAGACTTGAACCAGGTTTCCTTACCG AATGATGAGGAAATGGAGGAGTTTGCGGTCAAATGGGAGCCTGTGAAGTTCGATAGCATGAAGAAGGATAAGATGGAGGGAAAGGCTTTGGCCAGTGATCTGAATTTGCCGACATTTCGCGATAATGGGAATGGAGCGAGCCGGTTCGGCAAGAGGAAGATTACATGGCATGGCCAAGTAGCCTTAAGAGTGTAG
- the LOC109720200 gene encoding pentatricopeptide repeat-containing protein At1g80880, mitochondrial has product MAMAMAIAAIVSRSRALLPLLLSPSPLPPPLNLLHLPFSSSSSSSSSSSSSAPSPSFPFKPTIPTSPDPETSDFEREPDDAPSDPDGSDLPEFLQLLSHAKSLSSSHKDALALLRSSSGVERSRALVRRALWDLRWDWESAMLALRWGEECVLDCPAAWHLAIWAMGKQGRFDMAWSVVRRMHKRSILTQRAMVIMMERYAAANEPGKATKTFHAMEKFKISADLTAFYSLLRALCKNKNVEEAEELLLVNKKFFPLSAESFNIILDGWCNIMTDITEAKRVWRETASCCITPDGTSYTHMIRCFSKVGNLFDSLRLYDEMKKRGWTPDLTVYNSLVYVLTGENCLKDAQNIFSKILDEGLRPTVETFNCMIYPLCESHKLEEAQMVMEDMMVKGISPDIETYHAFIKEEGIDETLKILRRMRDAHCGPSKYTFLLLFDKYFGLNESENALRMWSEMRKYGIDPDSSHYIALVEGLVKHGWMPKALQFYNEMKDRGFIPDPKLEKVFKEFIENNKDHWGRVGKDYIISQHGKHNALRGAAV; this is encoded by the exons ATGGCGATGGCGATGGCGATCGCGGCGATCGTATCCCGAAGCCGAGCTCTCCTCCCCCTTCTCCtttccccttctcctcttcctcctcctctcaatCTCCTCCACCTCcccttttcctcctcttcctcttcctcttcctcttcctcctcctccgccccttCTCCCTCTTTCCCCTTCAAACCCACCATCCCCACCTCCCCCGACCCCGAAACCAGCGACTTCGAGCGCGAGCCCGACGACGCCCCCTCCGACCCCGACGGCTCCGACCTCCCCGAGTTCCTCCAACTCCTATCCCACGCCAAATCCCTCTCCTCCTCGCACAAGGACGCGCTTGCCCTACTGCGGTCCTCGTCGGGCGTGGAGCGATCTAGGGCTTTGGTCCGCCGCGCCCTGTGGGACCTGAGGTGGGATTGGGAGTCGGCGATGCTGGCTCTGCGGTGGGGGGAGGAGTGTGTGTTGGACTGCCCCGCGGCGTGGCACCTGGCGATATGGGCGATGGGTAAGCAGGGGAGGTTCGACATGGCGTGGTCCGTGGTGCGGAGGATGCACAAGAGGTCCATCCTTACGCAGCGGGCGATGGTGATCATGATGGAAAG GTATGCAGCTGCTAATGAACCTGGAAAAGCAACAAAAACATTCCATGCAATGGAGAAGTTTAAAATAAGCGCTGACTTAACCGCATTTTACTCCCTCCTTCGTGCTCTTTGCAAGAACAAGAATGTTGAGGAGGCCGAAGAATTGCTTCTTGTCAATAAGAAATTTTTCCCTCTCTCTGCAGAAAGTTTCAATATAATACTCGACGGATGGTGTAATATAATGACAGATATAACTGAAGCAAAGAGAGTTTGGAGAGAGACGGCAAGTTGCTGCATCACCCCAGATGGTACTTCTTACACCCATATGATTCGTTGCTTCTCAAAAGTTGGCAACCTCTTCGATTCCTTAAGGCTTTATGACGAAATGAAAAAGAGAGGCTGGACTCCTGATTTGACGGTCTACAATTCTCTTGTTTATGTGCTAACTGGAGAAAATTGCTTGAAGGATGCGCAAAATATATTCAGTAAAATTTTGGATGAGGGACTGCGACCAACTGTAGAAACATTCAATTGTATGATATATCCACTGTGTGAAAGTCACAAGCTGGAGGAAGCGCAAATGGTAATGGAGGACATGATGGTGAAGGGCATCAGTCCGGACATCGAAACTTACCATGCCTTCATAAAGGAAGAGGGTATTGACGAGACATTGAAAATATTGAGAAGAATGAGAGATGCTCATTGTGGCCCTAGTAAATATacatttcttttgctttttgatAAGTATTTTGGATTGAACGAATCTGAAAATGCATTAAGAATGTGGAGCGAAATGAGGAAATATGGGATTGATCCCGACTCCTCACACTACATTGCATTGGTGGAAGGTTTGGTGAAACATGGATGGATGCCGAAAGCTCTACAGTTTTACAATGAGATGAAGGACAGGGGGTTTATTCCTGATCCTAAACTTGAGAAAGTCTTTAAGGAAttcatagaaaataataaagatcACTGGGGAAGAGTTGGTAAAGATTACATCATTTCACAGCATGGAAAACATAATGCTCTAAGAGGAGCAGCAGTTTAA
- the LOC109719979 gene encoding putative receptor-like protein kinase At1g80870, which produces MPRGSLQDALFRPGDDPDLDWPRRFAVILDVARALAVLHLDLDPPVVHGDLKPSNVLLGPDFHAKLADFGLARFKTPHAQAHSHSHAHSHADLLSQELGPSQELFPSTHPPSSSGFGASPAPKDPPLGDHSRELGGQDWWWKQEESGELDSRDCVAEWIGSQIAGPAPQNPVWDDERPSRRSRSRSPEKRFELGSSSRRAEKLESGEAPPPERKKQKKMASAAVDDGGCGGEKNNNRKMREWWKEEYFAEISNNGERNRKRSKWFRSISTNRAAAAAAANGEENHHRSDGKRCGFESNFDISFRKGWKSKKRSKSAGSDFDFFSGDLFSRELSSTTSMRGTVCYAAPEYGASTHLTEKVDIYSFGVLVLVILSGRRPLHVLSSPMKLEKANLISWCRQLARHGNVLEIMDEKLKGEYDKEQATLCIHLALLCLNKMPELRPDGGEIVQILKGEMDLPVAPVLDFSPSPCAQTYSRARRKPTTDEQYQ; this is translated from the exons ATGCCCCGCGGCTCCCTCCAAGACGCCCTCTTCCGCCCCGGCGACGACCCCGACCTCGACTGGCCCCGCCGCTTCGCCGTCATCCTCGACGTCGCCCGCGCCCTCGCCGTGCTCCACCTCGACCTCGACCCCCCCGTCGTCCACGGCGACCTCAAGCCCAGCAACGTCCTCCTCGGCCCCGACTTCCACGCCAAGCTCGCCGATTTCGGCCTCGCCCGCTTCAAAACCCCCCATGCCCAAGCCCATTCCCATTCCC ATGCCCATTCCCATGCCGATTTGCTCAGCCAGGAGCTCGGCCCCAGCCAGGAGCTGTTCCCGTCGACCCACCCGCCCTCGTCTTCCGGTTTCGGCGCGAGCCCTGCGCCAAAGGACCCGCCTTTGGGCGATCACAGCAGAGAATTGGGCGGCCAGGATTGGTGGTGGAAGCAGGAGGAGAGCGGAGAGTTGGATTCCAGGGACTGCGTCGCCGAGTGGATCGGCAGCCAAATCGCCGGCCCCGCGCCGCAGAACCCCGTCTGGGACGATGAGCGGCCCAGCCgccgctcccgctcccgctccccCGAGAAGCGCTTCGAGCTCGGGAGCTCGAGCCGCCGCGCGGAGAAGCTCGAATCCGGGGAGGCCCCGCCGCCGGAGaggaagaagcagaagaaaatGGCTTCCGCCGCCGTCGACGACGGCGGCTGCGGCGGGGAGAAGAACAACAACCGGAAGATGAGGGAGTGGTGGAAGGAGGAGTACTTTGCAGAGATCAGCAACAATGGCGAACGCAACAGGAAGAGATCGAAATGGTTCCGATCGATTAGTACGAatcgcgccgccgctgccgccgccgccaacggAGAAGAAAACCATCACCGCAGCGACGGTAAAAGATGCGGTTTTGAGTCGAATTTCGACATAAGCTTTCGAAAGGGCTGGAAGAGCAAGAAGAGGAGCAAATCCGCAGGGAGCGACTTCGACTTCTTCAGCGGCGACTTGTTCAGCAGGGAGCTGAGCAGCACGACGAGCATGCGAGGGACGGTTTGCTACGCCGCCCCCGAGTACGGCGCCTCCACGCATCTGACGGAGAAGGTCGATATATACAGCTTCGGAGTTCTCGTGCTCGTGATCCTATCGGGGCGAAGGCCTCTTCACGTCCTCTCGTCGCCGATGAAGCTCGAGAAGGCGAATCTCATCAGCTGGTGCCGCCAATTGGCGCGGCACGGCAATGTGTTGGAGATCATGGATGAGAAGCTGAAGGGTGAGTATGACAAGGAGCAAGCCACCCTGTGCATACATTTGGCCCTCTTGTGCTTGAACAAGATGCCGGAGTTGAGACCAGACGGCGGGGAGATAGTGCAAATCCTGAAGGGGGAGATGGACTTGCCGGTCGCGCCGGTCCTCGATTTCTCGCCGTCGCCCTGCGCGCAAACCTATAGCCGGGCGCGGAGGAAACCAACCACTGATGAGCAGTATcagtaa
- the LOC109719917 gene encoding transmembrane 9 superfamily member 8-like, with protein MEISRSPALLAWIAAVILLLAAPARCFYLPGVAPADFQQKDPLPVKVNKLSSIKTQLPYSYYSLPYCRPDTVVESAENLGEVLRGDRIENSPYVFEMREPKMCQIVCKITPGEKEAKDFKEKIEDEYRINMILDNLPLVVPIKRLDQDSAVVYQHGFHVGVKGQYSGSKDEKYFIHNHLSFLVKYHKDTNMDSARIVGFEVKPFSVKHEFEGQWNGNKTRLSTCDPHSKRSVVNSDSPQEVEVNKDIIFTYDIDFQESDVKWASRWDTYLLMNDDQIHWFSIVNSLMIVLFLSGMVAMIMLRTLYRDISKYNQLETQEEAQEETGWKLVHGDVFRPPSNSDLLCVYVGTGVQFFGMLLVTMIFAVLGFLSPSNRGGLMTAMLLLWVFMGLFAGYSSARLYKMFKGSEWKKITLRTAFTFPGVVAAIFFVLNALIWGEKSSGAVPFTTMFALVLLWFGISVPLVFVGSYIGFQKPAIEDLVKTNKIPRQIPEQAWYMNPIFSILIGGILPFGAVFIELFFILTSIWLQQFYYIFGFLFLVFIILIVTCAEITIVLCYFQLCSEDYLWWWRSYLTSGSSALYLFLYATFYFFTKLEITKPVSGILYFGYMLIASYAFFVLTGTIGFYACFWFTRLIYSSVKID; from the exons ATGGAGATCTCGCGGTCGCCGGCGCTCCTCGCATGGATCGCAGCGGTGATCCTGCTCCTCGCCGCCCCCGCCCGCTGCTTCTACCTCCCCGGCGTCGCCCCCGCCGATTTCCAGCAG AAAGATCCGCTTCCGGTGAAGGTCAACAAGCTAAGTTCTATAAAGACACAGCTCCCATACTCCTACTATTCTCTCCCTTACTGCCGACCAGATACTGTAGTGGAGAGTGCAGAAAACCTCGGCGAAGTTCTTCGTGGGGACCGAATAGAGAACTCTCCATATGTG TTTGAGATGAGAGAGCCTAAGATGTGCCAGATTGTCTGCAAGATTACTCCCGGTGAGAAGGAAGCAAAGGATTTTAAGGAAAAGATAGAGGACGAGTACCGCATAAACAT GATTCTTGACAATCTCCCACTAGTTGTTCCTATCAAAAGACTGGATCAGGATTCAGCTGTTGTTTATCAGCATGGCTTTCACGTTGGTGTCAAAGGACAATATTCTGGA AGTAAGGATGAGAAATACTTCATCCACAACCATTTATCATTTCTAGTCAAGTATCACAAGGATACAAATATGGACTCTGCTAGAATAGTTGGCTTCGAGGTTAAACCATTCAG TGTTAAACATGAGTTTGAAGGCCAATGGAATGGTAATAAGACTCGCCTGAGCACCTGCGATCCTCATTCAAAGCGTTCTGTTGTGAACTCTGATTCTCCTCAGGAGGTCGAAGTTAATAAGGATATTATATTTACCTACGATATCGACTTTCAG GAGAGTGATGTCAAGTGGGCATCTCGCTGGGATACCTACCTTCTAATGAACGACGATCAGATCCACTGGTTCTCCATCGTCAATTCTCTGATGATTGTCCTCTTCCTATCTGGTATGGTGGCGATGATCATGCTCCGCACACTATACCGAGATATCTCCAAGTACAACCAGCTTGAAACCCAAGAGGAAGCACAAGAAGAAACTGGATGGAAGCTCGTGCACGGTGATGTGTTCCGCCCCCCGTCTAACTCTGACCTACTCTGCGTATATGTTGGCACTGGTGTCCAATTCTTCGGTATGCTCCTTGTCACTATGATATTCGCCGTCCTCGGCTTCCTCTCTCCCTCAAACAGAGGAGGGCTAATGACTGCCATGCTCCTTCTCTGGGTTTTCATGGGTTTGTTCGCTGGCTACTCCTCTGCACGGCTATATAAAATGTTTAAGGGCTCAGAATGGAAAAAAATCACTCTTAGAACAGCTTTCACTTTCCCTGGGGTTGTCGCTGccattttttttgtcttaaatGCCCTAATCTGGGGGGAGAAGTCCTCAGGAGCAGTACCCTTCACTACAATGTTCGCCCTTGTTTTGCTCTGGTTTGGGATCTCCGTCCCCCTCGTATTTGTGGGAAGCTATATCGGCTTCCAGAAACCTGCCATTGAAGACCTGGTGAAAACGAACAAAATTCCAAGGCAAATCCCTGAACAAGCTTGGTACATGAACCCAATATTTTCCATACTGATTGGAGGGATCCTTCCCTTCGGGGCTGTTTTCATCGAGCTCTTCTTCATCCTCACCTCCATTTGGCTCCAGCAGTTCTACTACATCTTCGGATTCCTCTTCCTGGTCTTCATTATCCTTATCGTCACCTGTGCCGAGATCACCATCGTGCTCTGCTACTTCCAGCTGTGCAGCGAGGACTACCTGTGGTGGTGGAGGTCGTACTTGACTTCAGGATCCTCAGCTCTCTACCTCTTCCTCTACGCCACCTTCTACTTCTTCACAAAGCTCGAGATCACAAAGCCAGTGTCCGGGATTTTGTACTTTGGCTACATGCTCATTGCCTCCTATGCCTTCTTTGTTCTTACCGGCACGATCGGGTTCTATGCGTGCTTCTGGTTCACTCGGTTGATTTACTCTTCCGTGAAGATCGATTAA
- the LOC109719918 gene encoding probable WRKY transcription factor 3, protein MAEEAAAAAKSSSPAAWPVAKAEAAPAPTSDSAPKVKGEAAAAAAAAAAGVGMGDGRTFSQLLAGAMASPKAGSGPHAAAPPPILTVPVMAVPCFLAPAALIESSGFKGQFAMTHQAALASVTAQAQLQLQALNSQPSSLPHPILPTVSPAQLQQRSPSITDENSSTPKSEKPPLSEQKPQSTPALVSNTTTDGFNWRKYGQKQVKSSENSRSYYRCTTTSCSAKKKIERCPDGRVVEIVYRGGHNHEAPQKTRYPKERGPPSSGPSGDNETLQVPNKEANESETTTCKTEQNVGSETPEQQLYCSSDCEGDPGSKNEEDLSEEPEPKRRMTESVATNPAPALKAVREPKVIVQTAYDVGHVTDGYRWRKYGQKIVKGNPNPRSYYRCTHDGCPVRKHVERASDDAKSIVITYEGKHNHEQPAFSCNDSKGSPRPSITAKGEQPNAPNAASDCEPPKDSLPHVDAESNGNKAIELGGEKALESAQTLLSIRTNPDGIKKPHFGENSPPVAVQNT, encoded by the exons atggcggaggaggcggcggcggcggcgaagtcgAGCTCTCCCGCCGCGTGGCCGGTGGCGAAGGCGGAGGCCGCGCCGGCCCCGACATCCGATTCCGCTCCCAAGGTGAAGGGAgaagctgcggcggcggcggcggcggcggcggcgggggtggGGATGGGAGATGGGAGGACGTTCTCGCAGCTACTCGCGGGGGCGATGGCGTCGCCGAAGGCGGGGAGCGGGCCCcacgcggcggcgccgccgccgatcCTCACCGTGCCGGTGATGGCGGTGCCGTGCTTCTTGGCCCCCGCAGCGCTGATCGAGTCATCGGGGTTTAAG ggCCAATTTGCAATGACCCATCAAGCAGCCTTGGCGAGTGTTACAGCTCAGGCTCAGCTGCAGTTGCAGGCTTTGAACTCCCAACCAAGTTCATTACCACATCCTATTCTGCCTACTGTGAGCCCTGCCCAGCTGCAACAAAGGTCACCGTCAATAACTGACGAAAATAGTTCCACACCGAAGTCAGAGAAACCACCCTTGTCTGAGCAGAAACCACAATCTACTCCTGCTCTTGTGAGCAACACAACTACTGATGGCTTCAATTGGAGGAAATATGGTCAGAAGCAAGTGAAGAGCAGTGAGAATTCCCGAAGCTATTATAGATGCACGACTACTAGTTGTTCTGCTAAAAAGAAGATTGAGCGGTGCCCGGACGGTCGTGTTGTTGAGATAGTATATAGAGGAGGACACAACCACGAAGCGCCTCAAAAAACCAGATACCCAAAAGAGAGAGGGCCTCCATCTAGCGGGCCTTCTGGAGACAATGAGACTTTGCAAGTTCCAAACAAAGAAGCTAATGAGTCAGAGACTACAACTTGCAAGACTGAACAGAATGTTGGGAGTGAAACTCCCGAGCAACAATTATACTGCTCGAGTGATTGTGAAGGGGATCCTGGGAGTAAGAATGAAGAAGATCTGAGTGAAGAACCAGAGCCAAAACGAAG GATGACTGAAAGCGTTGCAACTAACCCAGCACCAGCTCTAAAAGCAGTGAGGGAGCCAAAAGTTATTGTGCAGACTGCATATGATGTTGGACATGTAACTGATGGCTACAGGTGGCGTAAGTACGGGCAGAAGATTGTGAAGGGAAATCCAAATCCAAG GAGCTACTATCGGTGCACACATGACGGCTGTCCTGTTCGTAAGCACGTTGAGAGAGCATCAGATGATGCGAAATCCATTGTCATAACTTACGAAGGTAAACACAACCACGAACAACCAGCTTTTAGCTGCAACGATTCTAAAGGAAGTCCACGTCCCTCCATTACTGCAAAAGGCGAACAACCTAACGCACCAAACGCCGCATCGGATTGTGAACCTCCAAAGGACTCTCTGCCACATGTAGATGCAGAATCAAATGGCAACAAGGCTATAGAACTCGGAGGCGAGAAGGCGCTGGAATCTGCTCAGACTCTTCTAAGCATTCGAACTAACCCTGACGGCATAAAGAAACCTCATTTCGGTGAAAATTCCCCGCCAGTTGCGGTCCAGAATACTTGA
- the LOC109720556 gene encoding cytochrome b561, DM13 and DOMON domain-containing protein At5g54830: MAQHQLRGVVRVVDGCSLSVRGFDMLAGSAAVRWWGAAGADLRNLSLGAPVSDLPLNRTFRGENLTVPLLPGASLDALAVLAVWDPATASDFGHIVLPSPANDTDLAPAPAPAPSSNATGTARRIRAPTMFDNCVALSPTYRLRWTLYPDANSVEIGLESAVRSDYYMAFGWAAPRSSSPSMIHADAAVTGFTEEGLPFAEDYFITQYSECLLNKDGKVEGVCPDTIYEGSDPVGLVNNTKLIYGHRRDGVSFVRYERPIISVDDKYDVPINKTDNMTVIWALGRMLPPDSLRPYYLPQNHGGPQETAFGFRTLNLSEPVMDCVGPLDAEDKEDQDLISADGKTPLVVTSGPALRYPNPPNPSKVLYVNKKEAPLLRVERGVPVKFSIQAGHDVALYITSDPIGGNATSRNATEVIYAGGPESEGVPASPTELVWLPDRNTPDQVYYHSLYEQKMGWKVQVVDGGISDMYNNSVVLDDQQVSLFWTLSDGSISIAARGEKKSGYLAIGFGTGMVNSYAYVGWIDSNGTGRVNSYWIDGKDAMNVHSTSENLTYVRCSSENGKITFEFTRPLSPSCSGRIECRNIIDPTTPLKVIWAMGARWSDDNLNNMNMHSVTSSKPVRVLLLRGSAEAEQDLHPVLGVHGFMMFVSWGLLLPGGILAARYLKHVKGDGWFQIHVYLQYSGIAIMLLGVLFAAAELRGFYLSSLHVKFGVTAIALACAQPLNAYFRPKRPANGEVASSRRILWEYLHVIIGRSSVVVGVVALFSGMKQLGHRYGGENVKEVTWALILWVLLGAVLVLYLEYMEIKRRRSERNSFRGTWVLGNSEEDDSVDLLHPEGATTKPESNSSGIMEVQLEPLTG; encoded by the coding sequence ATGGCGCAGCACCAGCTCCGCGGCGTCGTCCGCGTCGTCGACGGGTGCTCCCTCTCCGTGCGCGGCTTCGACATGCTCGCGGGCTCCGCCGCGGTGCGGTGGTGGGGCGCCGCGGGCGCCGACCTCCGCAACCTCTCCCTCGGCGCCCCCGTCTCCGACCTCCCCCTCAACCGCACCTTCCGCGGCGAGAACCTCACCGTCCCCCTCCTCCCCGGCGCCTCCCTCGACGCCCTCGCCGTCCTCGCCGTCTGGGACCCCGCCACCGCCTCCGACTTCGGCCACATCGTCCTCCCCTCCCCCGCCAACGACACGGATCtcgcgccggcgccggcgccggcgccgtccTCGAACGCcaccggcaccgcccgccggaTCCGCGCGCCCACCATGTTCGACAACTGCGTCGCCCTCTCCCCGACCTACCGCCTCCGGTGGACCCTCTACCCCGATGCCAATTCCGTCGAGATCGGCCTCGAATCCGCCGTCCGATCCGACTACTACATGGCCTTCGGGTGGGCGGCGCCCAGATCCTCCTCCCCTTCCATGATCCACGCCGACGCCGCGGTAACGGGGTTCACCGAGGAAGGTCTCCCCTTTGCCGAGGACTACTTCATTACCCAGTACAGCGAGTGCCTCCTTAATAAGGACGGGAAGGTTGAGGGCGTGTGCCCCGACACTATCTACGAAGGGTCGGATCCCGTCGGGTTGGTGAACAACACCAAATTGATCTACGGCCATCGCCGGGACGGAGTCTCGTTCGTCAGGTACGAGCGCCCCATCATCTCTGTAGATGACAAGTATGATGTGCCGATAAACAAGACCGATAACATGACGGTGATATGGGCGTTGGGACGGATGCTGCCGCCGGATTCCCTCCGGCCGTACTACCTTCCCCAAAACCACGGAGGGCCGCAAGAAACGGCGTTTGGTTTCAGAACCCTTAATTTGTCCGAGCCGGTAATGGATTGCGTTGGCCCATTAGATGCGGAGGATAAGGAGGATCAGGATCTTATCAGTGCCGACGGAAAGACCCCTCTCGTTGTGACCTCCGGCCCGGCCTTGCGGTACCCTAACCCCCCGAATCCTTCAAAGGTTCTTTACGTAAACAAGAAAGAAGCGCCTTTGCTGAGAGTTGAGAGGGGCGTGCCTGTGAAATTCTCAATTCAAGCCGGGCATGATGTGGCGCTTTATATTACCTCCGATCCTATCGGCGGCAATGCTACGTCTCGAAATGCGACTGAAGTTATCTATGCGGGTGGACCGGAGTCTGAAGGTGTGCCGGCTAGCCCAACAGAGTTAGTGTGGTTGCCCGACCGTAACACGCCCGATCAAGTTTATTACCACTCCTTGTACGAGCAGAAGATGGGTTGGAAGGTTCAGGTGGTCGACGGCGGTATCTCGGATATGTATAATAACAGTGTTGTGTTAGATGATCAGCAAGTTTCCTTGTTCTGGACTCTATCGGATGGCTCGATTTCAATTGCCGCACGAGGTGAGAAAAAAAGCGGCTATCTTGCCATTGGTTTTGGAACCGGGATGGTAAATAGTTATGCTTATGTGGGTTGGATAGATAGTAATGGTACCGGCCGTGTCAATTCCTACTGGATTGATGGGAAGGATGCGATGAATGTGCACTCGACTTCTGAAAATCTGACCTACGTAAGATGTAGCTCGGAGAATGGCAAAATTACCTTCGAGTTTACTCGCCCTCTATCGCCTTCTTGTAGCGGAAGGATAGAATGTAGAAATATTATCGATCCGACTACTCCTTTAAAGGTCATTTGGGCCATGGGGGCCCGTTGGTCAGATGACAATTTGAATAACATGAACATGCACTCTGTTACGAGCAGTAAGCCCGTGAGGGTTTTGTTGTTGAGAGGTTCAGCTGAGGCCGAACAGGACTTGCATCCTGTTCTCGGTGTTCATGGGTTTATGATGTTTGTTTCTTGGGGTCTTTTACTTCCTGGTGGAATATTGGCTGCGAGGTATCTAAAGCATGTGAAAGGTGATGGGTGGTTTCAGATTCATGTCTACTTGCAGTATTCGGGCATAGCTATTATGCTACTCGGTGTTCTATTCGCAGCTGCTGAACTCCGAGGTTTTTATCTTAGCTCATTGCATGTTAAGTTTGGTGTAACCGCGATTGCATTGGCATGTGCACAGCCGCTAAATGCATATTTTCGTCCCAAAAGGCCAGCTAATGGAGAGGTTGCATCTTCAAGAAGGATCCTTTGGGAATATTTGCATGTTATAATCGGAAGGTCATCTGTTGTCGTCGGGGTAGTAGCACTCTTTAGTGGAATGAAGCAGTTAGGGCATAGATACGGCGGTGAGAATGTTAAAGAGGTTACTTGGGCCTTGATCTTGTGGGTTTTGCTAGGTGCAGTTTTGGTTTTGTATTTGGAATATATGGAGATCAAGAGGAGGAGAAGCGAGAGGAACTCTTTCAGAGGCACTTGGGTGCTGGGAAACAGCGAGGAAGATGATTCAGTTGATCTGTTGCATCCCGAGGGTGCAACTACTAAACCGGAGTCTAATTCTTCTGGAATTATGGAAGTGCAACTCGAACCTCTAACCGGATAA